AAAACAATACCAGAAGGGGGACGAGAAATGGACTACGTTGTTCTCGTGAAAAGCGACCTGGGTCCGTTCGTGGGATTCCTGAGGCAGCACGGCAAGGTTGTGGCCCCAAAGAAAAAGGGAGAGCGCCACTTCGCTTTTGAGGAGGTTGAGGACGCAAGAGACATAGCCCTCCGGTACATCCCCACCATCCTTCCTCCCAAGAAGTACTTCATGCCCCAGTATGAGACCCTTGCGGAGTACAATTTGCGAGAAGGACAGAAGCTCCATCCCGTGGTCGAGGTGGAACACATTGTTCTCTTTGGAGTCCATACCTGCGATCTTGCCGGAATCCAGTGCCTCGATGTGGTGTTCAGCGATCGTCCGAAAGATCTCAATTACCTCGTTCGCAAAGGTTACGTCACCATCATAGGGCTTGAGTGCAACGAGTACTGTGATGCGTACGCTTCGTGTGGACTCATGGGAACGTTCCTCCCTCAGGGAGGGTACGACCTCTTCTTCACCGACCTTGGAGACTACTTTCTGGTTCACGTGGGGACCCAGAGAGGAGAGGACATAGCTTGGGGATTTGGTCTCTTCCAGAAAGCAGAACCCAAGCACCTGAAAGACCTTGAGGTGCTTCGGGCTCGGAAGGCAGAGATTTTCCGTCCCGAGGTTCCAGTTGACCGTTTCCTGCTTCCCCGCATGTTCCAGGAAGGGTTTGAGGCCAAGGTCTGGGAGGATATTGGGAGCCGATGCCTCTCCTGTGCGAACTGTACGAACGTATGTCCCACGTGCTACTGTTTTGATGTGAAGGATGTTCTGAACCTTGATCTCACCACGGGGAGACGCATCCGGGTCTGGGATTCGTGCCAGAATGAACCTTTTGCAAAGATTGCAAGCGGTGAGAGCTTTCGGGCGGAACGCTCAGATCGGAAGCGTCACCGGTTCAACCGGAAGTTCTCGTATCCGGTGAAGCGGTACAATCGGTTCTTCTGTACCGGGTGTGGGCGTTGCAGTCGGGTCTGCATGGCGAAAATCGACCTGAAGGAGACCATTACGCAGCTTGCCCAGGAAACGGGATACCTTGGGGCCCTGCGGGGGTGATTCCTATGGAGAAGCTCTTCATAAGTCACACGGGATACGAGGTCAAGGAAGCCCAGATTCTTCGTACCGTTCGTCTCACGGAGAAGGATAAGCTTTTTGAACTCGCCCTCGTGGGAGGAGAAATTCTCGATTTTGAACCGGGGCAATTCCTTGAGGTTTCGCTCGTTGGGGTGGGAGAGGCACCAATATCCCTTTGTTCCTCGCCGACGCAGCGGAAGAGTTTTGAGCTCTGTGTACGTGCTGTGGGTCGGCTGACGAATGCCCTGCACCGCCTTGAACCGGGAGATATTGTAGGGATTCGAGGTCCCTTTGGAGTTGGTTTCCCGGTAACCAAGCTCATGGGGCACGACCTCCTCCTCATTGCCGGTGGCATTGGCCTTGCTCCTTTGCGCTCTCTCATCAACTACGTCATGGACAATCGGCGGGATTTCGGGAGAGTCCATGTGCTCTTCGGGTGCAAGGACCCACAGAACCTCCTTTTCCGGGACGAGATTGAGGTGTGGCAGCGCCGTATGGATGTGGGGTTCCAGTGCACGGTGGACCAGGCAGACCCCGATTGGAAGGGAAACGTGGGCCTTGTCACCTCCCTCATTCCTGGAGTGGATATCAATCCTCGGGAGACCTTTGCGGTTATGGTTGGTCCACCGGTCATGTACCGCTTCGTCATCGCCGAGCTCCTAAAGAAAGGTATTCCGGAGAGCCAAATCATCCTCTCCCTTGAGCGGCACATGAAGTGTGGTCTTGGTAAGTGTGGTCACTGCCAGATTCATGATATCTACTGCTGTCAGGATGGTCCGGTTTTCTTCTACGAGCGAATCAAAACTCTCAAAGGGGCGATATGATGAAGGCGCCAAAGGTTGCGTTCTTTGATTTCACCTGCTGCGAGGGTTGCCAGCTCCAGGTGGCGAATCTCGGCGAGCCACTTCTGGAGCTTTTGGGTTCTGTTGACCTTGTGGAGTTCCGGGAAACAATGAGCGAGCGGTGGGATGGCGTCTACGACATTGCCATTGTCGAAGGAAGTATCACTACTCCTCACGATGTGGAACGGGTGAAGAGAATCCGCCAGCGCTCGAAAATCCTTATTGCTTACGGGTCCTGTGCAACCATTGGAGGCGTCAACGGAATGAAGAATGCCTTTGACCTTGAGGAAATCAAAGAGTACGTGTACGGAGAAGGGGCGAAATTTTTTGAGACCATTCCCACCAAGCCCCTGCACGAGGTTGTCATGGTGGATTACTTCGTCCACGGTTGTCCGGTGTACCAGCCGGAGTTCCTCGAGGTCCTCAAGTGCGCCCTTTTGGGGATTCCCTACCATGTTCCGGATGTGGCGGTTTGCGTCGAGTGCAAGTTCAACGAGAATGTCTGTTTCTATGAGCGGGGCCTAACCTGTCTTGGTCCTATCACAAGGGCAGGGTGCAACTCCTGGTGCATCAATAACGGCAACATTTGCTACGGATGCCGGGGGATGGTTTCGAATCCCAACGAGAAGGGATTCCTTGAGGTTCTCAGGCAGTACGGGGTGAGCCTTGAGTTTCTCGTGCGGAGAATGGACATGTACAATGCCTGTCGAATTTTGAAAGGGGCAGAAAAGAACCATGGGGAGAAACGTGCGCATTGACGTAGAGTACCTCACAAGAGTTGAGGGGCATGGGAACATTGTGGTGGATGTGCGTGATGGGACGCTGCAGGAGTGCCGTTTGGAAATTATTGAATCGCCGCGCTTTTTCGAAGGCATGCTCCGGGGGCGGTCCATTTTTGAAGCCCAGCACATTACATCTCGTATCTGTGGCATCTGTGCCTGTGCTCATTCTCTTGCTTCCATACAGGCAGCTGAAGATGCCATAGGCTTTGTCCCCAGTGAGCAGACCGTTAAGCTCCGGAAGCTCCTCTTGGACCTTGAGATCCTCGACAGCCACATCCTCCATATTTACTTCCTCGTGGCTCCAGACCTTTTCGGGGTGAAGAGCTTTGTTCCCCTCATCGATACGCACAATGCTGTGGTTCGGAGGGCGTTGCGGCTCAAAAAGACCTGTAACGATGTCTGCGACATCCTCCTTGGGCGCCATGTACACCCCATAAGCTGCGTCGTGGGTGGGTTCACAAAACTTCCTCGACCTCAGGACCTTGAGGCTATGGGTAAGCTCCTGGAGAGCATGATTCCCGACCTTGAAGCCACGGTGGAGCTCGTCCAGAGATTCCGTTTCCCCGAGTTTGAGCGGGAAACAGAGTACGTGGCTCTCGTTTCGGATGACGATGAGTACCCTCTCCTCATGGGCGACATTGGTTCAACCGATGGGGTTCGCCTTCCAAAAAGAGAGTACCNNNNNNNNNNGAGAGTACCAGAAAATCACCAACGAGTTCGTCGTTCCCCACTCAACCGCCAAGCACACCCGCCTGAGCCGGGATTCCTACATGGTGGGAGCTCTGGCTCGCCTCAACCTGAACTACGGAAAGCTTCATCCAAAGGCGAAAGAGGTTGGAGACCTCTTTGGCATGAATCGCAAGGTAACCAATCCCTATCTCAACACCGTTGCGCAACTTGTGGAGTGCTTCCACTGCCTCTACCATGCCCGGGAGATTGTTGAGGGATTCCTGCAGTCGGGTATCAACTACGAAGAGGAGATTGTCGTGGGTCTCAATGAGGCGAAGCGCATCCCGGTACGTGCTGGAAGTGGTGTCGGGGCGGTTGAGGCACCTCGGGGGACTCTGTACCACCACTACGAGGTTGACGAACACGGCCGTATCGTGAACGCCAACTGCGTTATTCCTACTGGACAAAACCTCCGGAATATCGAGTACGACATGCGGAAGCTCGTTCCGGAAATCCTCGACCGGAGTGACGAGGAAATTCGATTGGCTCTTGAGATGCTCGTGCGGGCCTATGACCCATGCATTTCCTGTTCGACCCATTTCCTCAACGTCTCCTTTGTTGGACGATAGGGTAAGGAAAGCTCTTGAGCCTTCGAGCGAGGGCAAAATGGTCCTTGTGGCAGTGGGGAATCCCCTCCGAAGGGACGACGGGGTGGGGATGTACATCGGAGAGAGAGCAGCACGATTCACCTCTCCTTCTTTCTCGGTTGTTCTTGCGGGATTCACTCCAGAGCGCGTTTTGGACGATATCCTTAGGGAGAGACCGGCAAAAGTTGTCTTTGTAGATGCGGCTTCCTTTGGAGGAACCCCGGGGGAGGTTCGGGTGCTCTCGGAAGAAGAAATCGTGGCCACCACCTTAAGCACCCACATGTTTCCCCTGCCCGTTCTTGCCCGCCTCATCGCTGAAGAGGTGGGCTGTCTCGTTCTCTTTGTGGGAATCGAGCCCCAGGATGTATCTTTTGGGGAAGGGCTGAGTAGAGCTGTCGAAGAGGCTGCCCAGGCAGTGCTTTCGTACCTTGAGGAGGTTTTCCAGCGTGCATGAGCTCCGTCTTGTTCGGGAAGTTTTCGAGGATATCCTGCGGCGTGCGGAGGAAGAGGGAATGCAAAAAGTCACCAGGGTGTACCTCCGGGTGGGGGGATTCACCGAAATCGACCCTGAAATCCTC
This is a stretch of genomic DNA from Candidatus Caldatribacterium sp.. It encodes these proteins:
- a CDS encoding 4Fe-4S dicluster domain-containing protein, translated to MDYVVLVKSDLGPFVGFLRQHGKVVAPKKKGERHFAFEEVEDARDIALRYIPTILPPKKYFMPQYETLAEYNLREGQKLHPVVEVEHIVLFGVHTCDLAGIQCLDVVFSDRPKDLNYLVRKGYVTIIGLECNEYCDAYASCGLMGTFLPQGGYDLFFTDLGDYFLVHVGTQRGEDIAWGFGLFQKAEPKHLKDLEVLRARKAEIFRPEVPVDRFLLPRMFQEGFEAKVWEDIGSRCLSCANCTNVCPTCYCFDVKDVLNLDLTTGRRIRVWDSCQNEPFAKIASGESFRAERSDRKRHRFNRKFSYPVKRYNRFFCTGCGRCSRVCMAKIDLKETITQLAQETGYLGALRG
- a CDS encoding FAD/NAD(P)-binding protein, which produces MEKLFISHTGYEVKEAQILRTVRLTEKDKLFELALVGGEILDFEPGQFLEVSLVGVGEAPISLCSSPTQRKSFELCVRAVGRLTNALHRLEPGDIVGIRGPFGVGFPVTKLMGHDLLLIAGGIGLAPLRSLINYVMDNRRDFGRVHVLFGCKDPQNLLFRDEIEVWQRRMDVGFQCTVDQADPDWKGNVGLVTSLIPGVDINPRETFAVMVGPPVMYRFVIAELLKKGIPESQIILSLERHMKCGLGKCGHCQIHDIYCCQDGPVFFYERIKTLKGAI
- a CDS encoding cytochrome B, which codes for MKAPKVAFFDFTCCEGCQLQVANLGEPLLELLGSVDLVEFRETMSERWDGVYDIAIVEGSITTPHDVERVKRIRQRSKILIAYGSCATIGGVNGMKNAFDLEEIKEYVYGEGAKFFETIPTKPLHEVVMVDYFVHGCPVYQPEFLEVLKCALLGIPYHVPDVAVCVECKFNENVCFYERGLTCLGPITRAGCNSWCINNGNICYGCRGMVSNPNEKGFLEVLRQYGVSLEFLVRRMDMYNACRILKGAEKNHGEKRAH
- a CDS encoding hydrogenase 3 maturation endopeptidase HyCI; the encoded protein is MTHAFPVRPISSTSPLLDDRVRKALEPSSEGKMVLVAVGNPLRRDDGVGMYIGERAARFTSPSFSVVLAGFTPERVLDDILRERPAKVVFVDAASFGGTPGEVRVLSEEEIVATTLSTHMFPLPVLARLIAEEVGCLVLFVGIEPQDVSFGEGLSRAVEEAAQAVLSYLEEVFQRA
- a CDS encoding hydrogenase maturation nickel metallochaperone HypA; translated protein: MHELRLVREVFEDILRRAEEEGMQKVTRVYLRVGGFTEIDPEILRHFFAECARGTILEGAEVTVEESPARELRLLGFEGE